A single Sphingopyxis chilensis DNA region contains:
- a CDS encoding spermidine synthase, producing the protein MKVRELIDTAQIPGGDELRLYRRGDDFIIVIGGNELMNSRMSGSEEALAVMSCERLRNPDTAHLLIGGYGMGFTLRAALAALGPAAKVTVAELVPEIIDWAREPMADLAATCLDDPRVELVIGDVAAAIAAGRDCYDAILLDVDNGPDGLVRQANDGIYSASGLASAKAALRPGGVLAIWSAAPDAQFTRRLTAAGFAVDEVTVRARSNGKGARHVIWFARTR; encoded by the coding sequence GTGAAAGTCCGCGAACTGATCGACACCGCGCAGATTCCGGGTGGCGACGAACTGCGCCTCTACCGGCGCGGCGACGATTTCATCATCGTGATCGGCGGCAATGAATTGATGAACAGCCGGATGAGCGGCTCCGAAGAAGCGCTGGCGGTGATGAGCTGCGAGCGGCTGCGGAACCCCGATACCGCCCACCTGCTGATCGGCGGCTATGGGATGGGGTTCACCCTGCGCGCGGCGCTCGCGGCGCTCGGCCCGGCCGCGAAGGTCACCGTCGCCGAGCTCGTCCCCGAAATCATCGACTGGGCGCGCGAACCAATGGCGGATCTCGCGGCCACCTGCCTCGACGATCCGCGCGTCGAGTTGGTCATCGGCGATGTCGCGGCGGCGATCGCGGCTGGGCGCGACTGTTACGACGCGATCCTGCTCGATGTCGACAACGGCCCCGACGGACTGGTCCGGCAGGCCAACGACGGCATCTATTCGGCCTCGGGTCTCGCATCGGCCAAGGCGGCGCTGCGGCCGGGCGGCGTGCTCGCGATCTGGTCGGCGGCCCCCGACGCGCAATTCACTCGTCGACTGACGGCGGCGGGCTTCGCGGTCGATGAAGTCACCGTCCGCGCCCGCAGCAACGGCAAGGGCGCACGGCACGTCATCTGGTTTGCGCGGACGCGATAG
- a CDS encoding N-succinylarginine dihydrolase, which yields MLTEINFDGIIGPSHNYAGLSRGNIASASHAGDVSQPRAAALQGIEKMRHNLTLGLPQGFFMPLDRPDAPWLETLGTTPEDAEGHLRAQAWSASSMWAANAATVSPAPDSADGKCHLTAANLVTMPHRSHEWPGTLAQLRLAFADPAFAVHAPIPAPFGDEGAANHMRLCDGHDGQGVEIFVYGVGGGRFPARQHLDASKAVARLHRLDPARTLFIRQSDTAIQGGAFHNDVVAVANEHVLFTHETAFEDRDAAHAEIRAAFPQVEIVEVPASAVSLPDAIKSYLFNAQLVSLPDGGGMGLVLPTEAQATPAVWNWLQGMIAGNGPIRRLLPVDVRQSMANGGGPACLRLRVVADPRTVDPRFIADEAKLDRIAGVVAKHWPEAIVPGDLASAALASDVRKARNALLAELGLSELN from the coding sequence ATGCTCACCGAAATCAATTTCGACGGGATTATCGGCCCGAGCCACAATTATGCGGGGCTGAGCCGCGGCAATATCGCGTCGGCCAGCCATGCCGGCGATGTATCGCAGCCGCGCGCCGCGGCGCTGCAGGGCATCGAGAAGATGCGCCACAATCTCACGCTCGGTCTGCCCCAGGGCTTTTTCATGCCGCTCGATCGTCCCGACGCGCCGTGGCTTGAAACGCTGGGCACGACGCCGGAGGATGCCGAGGGACATTTGCGCGCGCAGGCCTGGTCGGCGTCGTCGATGTGGGCCGCAAACGCGGCGACCGTTTCCCCTGCGCCCGACAGCGCCGACGGCAAATGCCACCTGACCGCCGCGAACCTCGTCACCATGCCGCACCGCAGCCACGAATGGCCGGGCACGCTGGCGCAGCTGCGGCTCGCCTTCGCCGATCCCGCTTTCGCGGTGCACGCCCCCATCCCCGCTCCCTTCGGCGACGAGGGCGCGGCGAACCATATGCGGCTGTGCGACGGGCATGACGGGCAAGGCGTCGAAATCTTCGTCTATGGCGTCGGGGGCGGTCGCTTCCCGGCACGCCAGCATCTCGACGCGTCGAAAGCGGTCGCCAGGCTGCACCGGCTCGACCCGGCCCGGACGCTTTTCATCCGCCAGTCGGACACCGCGATCCAGGGCGGAGCCTTCCACAACGACGTCGTCGCGGTCGCGAACGAGCATGTCCTCTTCACGCACGAAACCGCGTTCGAGGACCGCGACGCCGCGCATGCGGAAATCCGTGCCGCCTTCCCCCAGGTCGAGATCGTCGAGGTGCCGGCGAGCGCGGTGAGCCTGCCCGACGCGATCAAATCCTACCTGTTCAACGCGCAGCTCGTCAGCCTGCCCGATGGCGGCGGTATGGGACTGGTGCTGCCGACCGAGGCGCAGGCCACGCCCGCGGTGTGGAACTGGCTGCAGGGCATGATCGCGGGCAATGGTCCGATCCGCCGATTGCTGCCCGTCGATGTGCGCCAATCGATGGCGAATGGCGGCGGCCCCGCCTGCCTGCGGCTGCGCGTCGTCGCCGATCCCCGGACGGTCGATCCGCGCTTCATCGCCGACGAAGCGAAGCTCGACCGGATTGCCGGCGTGGTGGCGAAACATTGGCCCGAAGCGATCGTGCCGGGCGACCTCGCCTCGGCGGCGCTGGCAAGCGACGTCCGCAAGGCGCGAAACGCCCTGCTCGCCGAGCTTGGGCTGAGCGAGCTGAACTGA
- a CDS encoding arginine N-succinyltransferase, with protein sequence MNYVIRAAKPGDLQSIYEMAKLTGGGFTNLPPDKKALRAKLERAEAGFASEKEYPADELYLMVLEDLDSGEVRGTCQIFGQVGQRWPFYSYRIGTDSKHSEQLNRTFHAQVLMLSNDLNGASEVGGLFLHPAARAGGLGLLLARSRYLFIARHRPRFGDRILAELRGVIDEAGGSPFWDGVAGKFFGMNFQEADQFNAVHGNQFIADLMPKHPVYIAMLGEHARSVIGVPHPTGRAAMRMLENEGFAFENYVDIFDGGPTMTARTDQVASIRDARHIEITGIAEGGVDALVATGRLAEFRCCFGKIGADGTIDAEAARILGVGKGDAISWIGR encoded by the coding sequence GTGAATTATGTGATCCGGGCGGCCAAACCGGGCGACCTGCAGAGCATCTACGAGATGGCAAAGCTGACCGGCGGCGGCTTCACCAACCTGCCCCCCGACAAGAAGGCGCTGCGCGCCAAGCTTGAGCGTGCCGAAGCGGGCTTTGCTTCGGAGAAGGAATATCCGGCGGACGAGCTTTACCTGATGGTGCTCGAAGACCTCGACAGCGGCGAAGTGCGCGGCACCTGCCAGATTTTCGGGCAGGTCGGGCAACGCTGGCCTTTCTACTCCTATCGCATCGGCACCGACAGCAAGCATAGCGAGCAATTGAACCGCACCTTCCATGCGCAGGTGCTGATGCTGAGCAACGATCTCAACGGCGCGAGCGAGGTCGGCGGGCTGTTCCTGCACCCGGCGGCACGCGCGGGCGGGCTGGGGCTGCTGCTCGCGCGCTCGCGCTACCTGTTCATCGCGCGCCACCGGCCGCGCTTCGGCGACCGCATCCTCGCCGAGCTGCGCGGGGTGATCGACGAGGCCGGCGGCTCGCCCTTCTGGGACGGTGTCGCGGGCAAATTTTTCGGGATGAACTTCCAGGAAGCCGACCAGTTCAACGCGGTCCACGGCAACCAGTTCATCGCCGACCTGATGCCCAAGCATCCCGTCTATATCGCGATGCTGGGCGAACATGCGCGCAGCGTCATCGGCGTCCCCCACCCGACCGGGCGCGCCGCGATGCGGATGCTGGAGAATGAAGGCTTCGCTTTCGAAAATTACGTCGACATCTTCGACGGTGGCCCGACCATGACCGCGCGCACCGATCAGGTCGCGAGTATCCGCGATGCCCGACATATCGAAATCACCGGCATTGCCGAAGGCGGCGTGGATGCGCTGGTCGCGACGGGGCGGCTTGCGGAGTTTCGCTGCTGCTTCGGAAAGATCGGTGCCGACGGGACGATCGATGCCGAGGCGGCGCGCATTTTGGGCGTCGGCAAGGGCGACGCGATCAGCTGGATCGGACGCTAG
- a CDS encoding hydrolase, translated as MTSITTAEAPVLDRAADAPMLAQVEQWAAVNSGTGNLAGLKIVAGQLADAFAVLPGEIRLVTPDPVENVDAAGQIKTTQRGDHLHLRVRPDAPVQLLLTGHMDTVFAADHPFQTLKWLEPGVLNGPGTADMKAGIAVILAALNALEASPLAGRVGYDVMINSDEETGSHASAALIAELAKGKTAALTYEPALPDGTLAGARPGSGNFSVIVHGLSAHAGRNPDDGRNALLAAADLALRLAALKSPALKVNPAKIDGGGPNNVVPDSAILRVNMRPSTPEAMVEAEAALRAAVAAVSRDHDVHCYIHGNFNRPPKPLDAAATRLFELVRDCGAALGLPPIGWNATGGVCDGNNIAACGIPVVDTMGPRGGAIHSADEFLIVDSLAERARLSALTMTRIAERGTV; from the coding sequence ATGACATCCATCACGACCGCCGAAGCCCCCGTGCTCGACCGCGCCGCCGATGCGCCGATGCTCGCACAGGTCGAGCAATGGGCGGCGGTGAATAGCGGCACGGGCAATCTCGCGGGACTCAAGATCGTCGCGGGCCAGCTTGCCGACGCCTTTGCCGTGCTGCCCGGCGAGATACGGCTCGTCACCCCCGATCCGGTCGAGAACGTCGATGCGGCGGGCCAGATCAAGACCACACAGCGCGGCGACCATCTGCATCTTCGCGTGCGGCCCGACGCGCCGGTGCAATTGCTGCTGACGGGCCATATGGACACGGTGTTCGCCGCCGATCATCCGTTCCAGACGCTGAAGTGGCTCGAACCCGGCGTGCTCAACGGCCCCGGCACCGCCGACATGAAGGCGGGGATTGCGGTAATCCTCGCGGCGCTGAACGCGCTTGAAGCCTCGCCGCTGGCAGGCCGCGTCGGTTACGATGTGATGATCAACAGCGACGAGGAGACGGGCAGTCACGCGTCGGCCGCGCTGATCGCCGAGCTGGCCAAGGGCAAGACCGCCGCGCTGACCTACGAACCCGCGCTGCCCGACGGCACGCTCGCCGGCGCGCGGCCGGGCAGCGGCAATTTCTCGGTGATCGTCCACGGGCTGTCGGCGCATGCCGGGCGCAATCCCGACGACGGGCGCAATGCGCTGCTCGCCGCGGCCGACCTCGCGCTGCGGCTCGCGGCGCTCAAATCGCCGGCGCTGAAGGTCAATCCCGCGAAGATCGACGGCGGCGGGCCCAACAATGTCGTCCCCGACAGCGCGATCCTGCGCGTCAACATGCGTCCGTCCACACCCGAGGCGATGGTCGAGGCGGAGGCGGCGCTGCGCGCGGCGGTGGCAGCCGTCTCGCGCGACCATGACGTGCACTGCTACATTCACGGCAATTTCAACCGCCCGCCCAAGCCGCTCGATGCCGCCGCGACGCGATTGTTCGAACTGGTGCGCGACTGCGGCGCGGCACTGGGCCTGCCGCCGATCGGCTGGAACGCGACCGGAGGCGTGTGCGACGGCAACAATATCGCGGCGTGCGGTATTCCTGTGGTGGATACGATGGGTCCGCGCGGCGGGGCGATCCACAGCGCGGACGAATTTCTGATCGTCGACAGCCTCGCCGAGCGCGCGCGGCTGTCGGCGCTGACCATGACAAGAATAGCGGAACGGGGGACGGTGTGA
- a CDS encoding GGDEF domain-containing protein has product MSIAFVLGINMSVAGVFAVAFAVVAATNRTARGARWLAAGYGLGIVNVGLEFLLTWQVDPTPIGIGIFLVFLLALSFALVGVARHYCTAPPWVAMAAIWVLTILAVPAIFSLAYGSMPRLMLYQLPYFAMQLLIAIVIWRSGRRQPLDLLLIALQLVAATIYIAKPFIAMTIGTASSPQGYMATTYAAISQSGSVVTLMAIALVMLLIMMRDTTAEMVVRSETDPLSSVLNRRGFEHHAELALLRGGESAVLIAADLDHFKRINDSFGHAAGDGVIAHFAAMLVDTAPPNAIVGRIGGEEFAVLLPDALLSDGRIYAEAVRTAFAAAQLPVLGVDRGFTASFGVAQRASDDSLFELSRRADAALYRAKAGGRNQVRVALGELSSAPVMGAA; this is encoded by the coding sequence ATGTCCATCGCCTTCGTCCTAGGCATCAACATGTCCGTCGCCGGCGTTTTTGCCGTCGCCTTCGCCGTGGTTGCGGCGACGAACCGCACCGCGCGCGGCGCCAGGTGGCTCGCGGCGGGCTATGGACTCGGTATCGTCAATGTCGGCCTCGAATTCCTGCTGACGTGGCAGGTCGATCCGACGCCCATCGGCATCGGCATATTCCTCGTCTTCCTCCTCGCGCTCAGCTTCGCGCTGGTCGGTGTCGCCCGCCACTATTGCACCGCACCGCCATGGGTCGCCATGGCCGCAATATGGGTGCTCACGATCCTCGCCGTGCCCGCGATATTCAGCTTGGCCTATGGCTCGATGCCGCGGCTGATGCTCTATCAGCTTCCCTATTTCGCGATGCAGCTACTGATCGCTATCGTGATCTGGCGCTCGGGCCGTCGCCAGCCGCTCGATCTGCTGCTGATCGCGCTCCAGCTTGTCGCGGCGACCATCTATATCGCCAAGCCGTTCATCGCAATGACGATCGGAACGGCGAGTTCGCCGCAAGGTTATATGGCGACGACCTATGCTGCGATTTCGCAGAGCGGGAGCGTCGTCACCTTGATGGCGATCGCGCTCGTCATGCTGCTCATCATGATGCGCGACACGACGGCGGAGATGGTCGTGCGTTCGGAAACCGATCCGCTTTCGAGCGTGCTCAACCGGCGGGGCTTCGAACATCATGCCGAACTGGCGTTGCTGCGCGGGGGGGAGAGTGCCGTGCTGATCGCCGCCGACCTCGATCATTTCAAAAGGATCAACGACAGCTTCGGCCACGCCGCGGGCGACGGGGTCATCGCGCATTTCGCCGCGATGCTGGTCGATACGGCGCCTCCCAATGCGATTGTCGGGCGGATCGGCGGCGAGGAATTCGCCGTACTCCTTCCCGATGCCTTGCTGTCCGACGGCCGCATCTACGCCGAAGCGGTGCGCACCGCCTTTGCTGCGGCGCAATTGCCGGTGCTCGGCGTCGATCGCGGCTTTACAGCGTCCTTCGGCGTCGCCCAGCGCGCGTCCGACGATTCGCTGTTCGAACTGTCGCGCCGCGCCGATGCCGCCCTCTATCGCGCCAAGGCCGGCGGGAGGAACCAGGTTCGCGTGGCGCTCGGCGAACTGTCGTCGGCGCCCGTCATGGGCGCTGCCTGA
- a CDS encoding WYL domain-containing protein, with protein sequence MDDTRLKLMEAIARKKLVTAQYNGQTLTLAPHLLFERRGDLFISALNLNKSWRSDEDPRLGHFKLGGLASIELSDEGFEPLPGFEAAPPREEDTPLLAV encoded by the coding sequence ATGGACGATACACGACTGAAATTGATGGAAGCCATCGCTCGCAAGAAGCTGGTGACGGCGCAATATAACGGCCAGACGCTGACGCTGGCGCCGCATCTGCTGTTCGAACGCCGCGGCGACCTGTTCATCAGCGCGCTGAATTTGAACAAGAGCTGGCGGTCAGACGAGGATCCGCGGCTCGGCCACTTCAAACTCGGCGGCCTCGCGTCGATCGAACTCAGCGACGAGGGATTCGAGCCCCTCCCCGGTTTCGAGGCCGCGCCGCCGCGCGAGGAAGATACGCCGCTGCTCGCGGTCTGA
- a CDS encoding malate synthase G → MTEFLDRSGLSVDSRLAVFIEQRALPGTGLDAAKFWRDFADLLGRFAPENAALLAKREDLQTQIDAWHQAREGQAHDPAAYQVFLREIGYFVPEPAPFKVGTQNVDPEIATMAGPQLVVPALNARFALNAANARWGSLYDAFYGTDALDAPPAKPGGYDPARGAAVIARAKAFLDDAAPLASGRWADWQGGQLALADPSQWVGSKPGGILLRHNGLHIELVIDPDSAIGKTDPAGIADVILEAALTTIIDLEDSVAAVDGEDKVLGYTNWLGLMRGDLMESFDKGGKTVTRAMAGDREWTSPSGEPFTLHGRSVMFVRNVGHLMTTPMIRLPNGAEAPEGLCDAVITSLCALHDLKGLGTQTNSRAGSIYIVKPKQHGPEECGFTNRLFDAVEDMLGLARHTIKVGVMDEERRTSANLAACIHAVKDRIVFINTGFLDRTGDEIHTSMRAGPMIPKGEMKASDWIASYEDRNVRIGLACGLSGKAQIGKGMWAMPDLMRGMLEAKIGHPKSGANTAWVPSPTAATLHALHYHMVDVFARQREIAGEAVPALDRLLAIPVATGRNWSEAEITRELDNNCQGILGYVVRWIDQGVGCSKVPDIDDVGLMEDRATLRISSQALANWLLHGVCTEAQVDAALARMAAKVDAQNAGDPLYEKLSPDGIAYRAARALIFEGVSQPSGYTEPLLHKYRQMKKAD, encoded by the coding sequence ATGACCGAATTTCTCGACCGTTCCGGCCTGTCCGTCGATTCGCGACTGGCCGTCTTCATCGAGCAGCGCGCGCTGCCGGGGACGGGGCTCGACGCTGCCAAGTTCTGGAGGGACTTCGCGGACTTGCTGGGCCGGTTCGCGCCAGAGAACGCCGCCTTGCTCGCGAAACGAGAAGATTTGCAAACGCAGATCGATGCCTGGCATCAGGCGCGCGAAGGGCAGGCACACGACCCCGCCGCCTATCAGGTGTTCCTCCGCGAGATCGGCTATTTCGTTCCCGAACCCGCACCTTTCAAAGTCGGCACACAGAATGTCGATCCCGAGATCGCGACGATGGCGGGGCCGCAGCTCGTCGTGCCCGCGCTCAACGCACGCTTCGCGCTCAACGCCGCCAACGCGCGCTGGGGCAGCCTCTACGATGCCTTCTACGGCACCGACGCGCTCGACGCGCCGCCGGCGAAACCGGGCGGCTATGATCCTGCTCGCGGCGCGGCAGTCATCGCGCGCGCCAAGGCGTTCCTCGACGATGCGGCGCCGCTCGCATCGGGCCGCTGGGCCGACTGGCAGGGCGGACAGCTGGCGCTCGCCGACCCGTCGCAATGGGTGGGCAGCAAGCCCGGCGGCATATTGCTCCGCCACAATGGCCTGCACATCGAACTGGTGATCGATCCCGACAGTGCGATCGGGAAAACCGATCCGGCGGGCATCGCCGACGTCATCCTCGAAGCCGCGCTGACGACGATCATCGACCTCGAGGACAGCGTCGCCGCGGTCGATGGTGAGGACAAGGTGCTCGGCTATACCAACTGGCTGGGCCTGATGCGCGGCGACCTTATGGAAAGCTTCGACAAGGGTGGCAAGACCGTTACCCGCGCGATGGCGGGGGATCGCGAATGGACGTCGCCATCGGGCGAGCCCTTCACCCTCCACGGGCGCAGCGTGATGTTCGTGCGCAACGTCGGCCACCTGATGACGACGCCGATGATCAGGCTGCCGAACGGCGCCGAGGCGCCCGAAGGCCTCTGCGATGCCGTCATCACCAGCCTTTGCGCGCTCCACGACCTCAAAGGCCTCGGCACGCAAACCAACAGCCGCGCCGGCAGCATCTATATCGTCAAGCCCAAGCAGCACGGGCCCGAGGAATGCGGCTTCACGAACCGCCTGTTCGACGCGGTCGAGGATATGCTCGGCCTCGCGCGCCACACGATCAAGGTCGGCGTGATGGACGAGGAGCGGCGCACCAGCGCCAACCTCGCCGCGTGCATCCATGCGGTGAAGGACCGTATTGTCTTTATCAACACCGGCTTCCTCGACCGCACCGGCGACGAAATTCACACCTCGATGCGCGCGGGACCGATGATCCCCAAGGGCGAGATGAAGGCGAGCGACTGGATCGCTTCCTACGAAGACCGCAACGTCCGCATCGGCCTCGCCTGCGGCCTTTCAGGGAAAGCGCAGATCGGCAAGGGCATGTGGGCGATGCCCGACCTGATGCGCGGCATGCTCGAGGCGAAGATCGGTCATCCGAAATCGGGCGCGAACACCGCGTGGGTGCCCTCGCCGACCGCCGCGACGCTGCACGCGCTACACTATCACATGGTCGATGTGTTCGCGCGCCAGAGGGAAATCGCGGGCGAGGCGGTGCCCGCGCTCGACCGGCTGCTCGCCATTCCCGTCGCGACTGGGCGCAACTGGAGCGAGGCGGAGATCACGCGCGAACTCGACAATAATTGCCAGGGCATCCTTGGCTATGTCGTGCGCTGGATCGACCAGGGCGTCGGCTGCTCGAAGGTGCCCGACATCGACGACGTCGGCCTGATGGAGGACCGCGCGACGCTGCGCATCTCCAGCCAGGCGCTCGCCAACTGGCTGCTCCACGGCGTCTGCACCGAGGCACAGGTCGATGCGGCGTTGGCGCGCATGGCGGCGAAGGTCGACGCGCAGAACGCCGGCGACCCGCTGTATGAGAAGCTGTCGCCCGACGGCATCGCATACCGCGCCGCGCGCGCGCTGATCTTCGAAGGCGTGAGCCAGCCGTCGGGCTATACCGAACCGCTGCTGCACAAATATCGCCAGATGAAGAAGGCGGACTGA
- the guaA gene encoding glutamine-hydrolyzing GMP synthase, producing the protein MPTPDSSTPPESILIVDFGSQVTQLIARRVREAGVYSEIVPFTQAEAALERMQPKGVILSGSPASVPADGSPRAPQSIFDSGVPILGICYGQQVMSQQLGGQVEPGGVDGERDGEFGRAFLTVTEPCVLFDGLWEVGERHQVWMSHGDRVTQFAPGFRIVAISDGAPFALIADDERRYYGTQFHPEVVHTPDGAKLIANFVRHVCGCSGEWTMAEFRATKIAEIRAQVGDQRVLCGLSGGVDSAVAAVLIHEAIGEQLTCVFVDHGLLRMNEREQVERLFRDHYNIPLVVVDAEERFMAGLAGVTDPEKKRKFIGAEFINVFEEEAKKIGGADFLAQGTLYPDVIESVSFTGGPSVTIKSHHNVGGLPERMNMKLVEPLRELFKDEVRLLGKELGLPDIFVGRHPFPGPGLAIRIPGEVSKDRCDILRKADAVYLEEIRNAGLYDAIWQAFAVLLPVKTVGVMGDGRTYDHVCALRAVTSTDGMTADIYPFDASFLSRCATRIINEVQGINRVVYDYTSKPPGTIEWE; encoded by the coding sequence ATGCCGACTCCAGACTCTTCCACTCCGCCCGAATCCATCCTGATCGTCGATTTCGGCAGCCAGGTGACCCAGCTCATCGCCCGCCGCGTCCGCGAGGCCGGCGTGTATAGCGAGATCGTCCCCTTCACGCAGGCCGAAGCCGCGCTCGAACGGATGCAGCCGAAGGGCGTGATCCTCTCGGGCTCGCCCGCCTCGGTCCCCGCCGACGGCAGCCCGCGCGCGCCGCAGTCGATTTTCGACAGCGGCGTGCCGATCCTCGGCATCTGTTACGGCCAGCAGGTGATGAGCCAGCAACTCGGCGGCCAGGTCGAACCCGGCGGCGTCGATGGCGAACGCGACGGCGAATTCGGCCGCGCCTTCCTGACCGTCACCGAACCCTGCGTGCTGTTCGACGGATTGTGGGAGGTTGGCGAGCGGCATCAGGTGTGGATGAGCCACGGCGACCGCGTCACCCAATTCGCGCCGGGCTTTCGCATCGTTGCGATCAGCGACGGCGCGCCCTTCGCGCTGATCGCCGACGACGAGCGCCGCTATTATGGGACGCAATTCCACCCCGAGGTCGTCCACACGCCCGACGGCGCCAAGCTGATCGCCAATTTCGTCCGCCACGTCTGCGGTTGCAGCGGCGAGTGGACGATGGCCGAGTTCCGCGCCACCAAGATCGCCGAGATTCGCGCGCAGGTTGGCGACCAGCGCGTGCTCTGCGGCCTGTCGGGCGGGGTCGACAGCGCGGTTGCGGCGGTGCTGATCCACGAAGCGATCGGCGAACAGCTCACCTGCGTCTTCGTCGATCACGGCCTCTTGCGCATGAACGAGCGCGAGCAGGTCGAACGGCTGTTCCGCGACCATTACAACATCCCGCTCGTCGTCGTCGATGCCGAGGAGCGATTCATGGCGGGCCTCGCGGGCGTCACCGACCCCGAGAAGAAGCGCAAGTTCATCGGCGCCGAATTCATCAACGTGTTCGAGGAAGAAGCGAAGAAGATCGGCGGCGCCGACTTCCTCGCACAGGGCACGCTTTACCCCGATGTGATCGAGAGCGTCAGCTTCACCGGCGGACCGAGCGTGACGATCAAGAGCCACCACAATGTCGGCGGCCTTCCCGAGCGCATGAACATGAAGCTGGTCGAACCGCTGCGCGAGCTGTTCAAGGACGAGGTCCGCCTGCTCGGCAAGGAGCTGGGGCTCCCCGACATTTTCGTCGGCCGCCATCCGTTCCCGGGCCCCGGCCTCGCGATCCGCATCCCGGGCGAGGTCAGCAAGGATCGCTGCGACATCCTGCGCAAGGCCGACGCCGTCTATCTCGAAGAGATCCGCAACGCGGGCCTGTATGATGCGATCTGGCAGGCGTTCGCGGTGCTGCTTCCGGTCAAGACCGTCGGCGTGATGGGCGACGGACGCACCTATGACCATGTCTGCGCGCTGCGCGCGGTGACCTCGACCGACGGCATGACCGCCGACATCTACCCCTTCGATGCGAGCTTCCTCAGCCGCTGCGCGACGCGCATCATCAACGAGGTGCAAGGCATTAACCGCGTCGTCTATGACTATACGTCGAAACCGCCGGGCACGATCGAGTGGGAGTGA